Proteins co-encoded in one Plasmodium coatneyi strain Hackeri chromosome 7, complete sequence genomic window:
- a CDS encoding Aminopeptidase: MQRTDGAMEKKVREYAQGAVKFIQKSGSNFLACKNLREKLEEKGFKRIQEGEKWNLRKNEGYVCSKQNRNICGFFIGKDFNMEKGSILISIGHVDSCCLKISPNNNTVKSKLNQLNVECYGSGLWYTWFDRSLGLSGQVVYKKDDKLVEKLIQINRSILFLPSLAIHLQNRTRFEFSVKVNFENHLKPILSTVLYDQLVKGKNKGEVNALTEDAVDKEKISNKRLDGDDTTPSCHSHQENSNSSPLLYTLAKELQCQEKDILDFELCLMDVNEPCFTGAYEEFIEGARFDNLLGSYCVFEAFTEMVDMLKGKTQTTPPAGAATAGTAGTAGSSSSMVPPEAHANLYICIGYDHEEIGSLSEVGAQSYFTQNFIKRILTAICSSHVGGNTQPSSSPSSIDELYGSLMNRSLILNVDMAHCSHPNYPETVQSNHQLFFHEGIAIKYNTNRNYATSPYYTCLLKRTFELFASNFNEKIKYQNFMVKNDTPCGSTVGSMVASNLSMPGVDIGIPQLAMHSIREIAAVRDIYYLVKGILAFYTYYSNVHASCVPDG; the protein is encoded by the coding sequence ATGCAACGAACCGACGGCGCCATGGAAAAGAAGGTGCGCGAATACGCGCAGGGAGCAGTGAAGTTCATACAAAAGAGCGGAAGCAACTTCCTGGCCTGCAAAAACCTGAGGGAGAAGCTAGAGGAAAAGGGATTCAAGCGAATccaagaaggagaaaaatggaacctacgaaaaaatgaaggctACGTATGCAGTAAGCAGAACCGAAACATATGTGGCTTCTTCATAGGTAAGGACTTTAACATGGAGAAAGGATCCATCCTCATTTCCATTGGCCACGTAGACTCCTGTTGCTTGAAAATATCTCCTAACAACAACACCGTAAAAAGTAAGTTGAACCAATTAAACGTAGAGTGCTACGGGTCCGGGTTGTGGTACACATGGTTCGACCGTAGCTTAGGTTTGTCTGGTCAGGTAGTCTACAAGAAAGACGACAAGCTGGTGGAAAAACTCATCCAGATCAACAGGTCTATCTTGTTCCTTCCCAGTTTGGCCATCCACCTGCAAAACAGGACCAGGTTTGAATTCTCAGTGAAGGTCAACTTTGAAAACCACTTAAAGCCGATCCTGTCTACCGTTCTGTATGATCAGTtggtgaaggggaaaaacaagggggaagtaaaTGCCCTCACGGAAGACGCCGTAgacaaggagaaaatatcGAACAAACGTCTTGACGGAGATGACACCACCCCGAGTTGCCACTCCCACCAAGAAAATTCAAACTCCTCCCCACTCCTCTACACACTAGCGAAAGAGTTGCAATGTCAGGAAAAAGACATCCTTGACTTCGAGCTGTGCCTAATGGATGTAAACGAGCCCTGCTTCACTGGGGCATATGAAGAATTCATCGAAGGGGCGAGATTCGATAATCTGCTCGGTTCGTATTGCGTCTTTGAGGCGTTTACAGAGATGGTAGACATgctaaaggggaaaacgcAAACTACACCACCAGCAGGAGCAGCAACGGCAGGAACGGCAGGAACGGCAGGATCCTCCTCTTCAATGGTCCCCCCCGAGGCACACGCAAACCTCTACATCTGTATCGGCTACGACCACGAAGAAATAGGCTCCCTCAGTGAAGTCGGCGCACAGTCCTACTTTACGCAAAACTTCATCAAACGAATTTTAACGgccatttgttcttcccatgTTGGAGGGAACACACAACCctcctcttctccttcctccatcGATGAGCTCTATGGAAGCCTCATGAACAGATCCCTCATACTCAACGTAGACATGGCTCACTGTAGTCACCCCAACTACCCAGAAACGGTGCAATCAAACCACCAACTCTTTTTCCACGAAGGAATTGCCATAAAATACAACACCAATAGAAACTACGCCACCTCTCCCTACTACACATGTCTACTAAAGAGGACCTTCGAATTGTTCGCTTCCAactttaatgaaaaaataaaataccaAAACTTCATGGTGAAGAATGATACCCCCTGTGGTAGTACCGTAGGTTCTATGGTTGCTTCGAACCTTTCCATGCCGGGGGTTGACATTGGCATTCCTCAGCTAGCCATGCATTCGATAAGGGAGATCGCCGCTGTCAGGGATATCTACTACCTGGTCAAGGGTATCTTGGCCTTCTACACTTACTACAGTAACGTGCATGCTTCTTGTGTGCCCGATGGGTAA
- a CDS encoding Adenylate kinase — translation METLLDSETLKNYEKETNEYIRKKKVEKLFDVILKNVLVNKPENVYLYIYKNIYSFLLNKIFVIGPPLLKITPTLCSAIASCFSYYHLSASHMIESYTFGEVADAAESSTSKKLVSDDLICSIVKSNINQLNAKQKRGYVVEGFPSTNLQADSCLRHLPSYVFVLYADEEYIYEKYEQENNVKISSDMNSQTYDENTQLFEVAEFNTNPLKDEVKVYLRNISGVMTVLGDRKEVLNLREYDENGLIEHVMNTIGQTKDEWNCVFDDYAVD, via the exons atggAAACCCTGCTAGACAGCGAAACGTTAAAGAACTACGAAAAGGAAACGAACGAAtacattcgaaaaaaaaaagtggagaaaCTGTTCgatgttattttaaaaaatgtcctGGTAAATAAACCGGAAAATGTGtacttgtatatatacaagaacatttattccttccttttgaacaaaatttttgtgaTCGGCCCTCCTTTGCTGAAAATTACTCCTACCTTATGTTCTGCGATTGCCAGCTGCTTTAGCTACTACCACCTCAGTGCCTCGCACATGATCGAGTCTTACACGTTTGGTGAAGTAGCTGACGCTGCAGAGAGTTCTACAAGCAAAAAGTTAG TAAGTGACGACTTAATCTGCTCCATCGTTAAAAGCAATATAAATCAGCTGAACGCGAAGCAAAAGCGGGGGTATGTGGTTGAAGGGTTCCCCAGCACCAATCTTCAGGCAGACAGTTGTCTACGGCATTTGCCGTCCTACGTTTTTGTCCTCTACGCCGACGAAGAGTACATATATGAGAAGTACGAACAAGAGAACAAcgtaaaaatttcttctgaCATGAACAGCCAAACCTATGATGAAAATACACAGTTGTTCGAAGTGGCCGAGTTCAACACGAATCCGCTGAAGGATGAGGTAAAGGTCTACTTAAG GAACATTTCAGGGGTGATGACCGTTCTCGGCGACCGTAAGGAGGTGCTAAACTTGCGCGAATACGACGAAAATGGATTAATCGAGCACGTAATG AATACGATTGGCCAGACCAAGGATGAGTGGAACTGTGTGTTTGACGATTATGCAGTGGATTGA
- a CDS encoding Proteasome: MEVESMKAEFMGAPLREDPYDIKTPISDGTTIIGIIYEHGVMLACDTRTSSGTLISNKCSRKINRINENIYACRSGASAHSQKVIELIKHFCLSMKCENRKKGRFHEDDVITDDLANEEDIDLSAINNPFGLAQNGDPNYVAKHKYFYEDKFMDFNPLVENVAHMTKKLLYANNNFLSCGLILGGYDKDKKQQLYSINLNGSIVQRFDYAVSGSGSVYIQSYLQDKYKKNMSKKECFELILGCVKYAMYNDNSSGGLVRIVNITKLFVEEFTVTNTQLHFDY, translated from the coding sequence ATGGAAGTCGAAAGCATGAAGGCCGAATTCATGGGAGCCCCGCTGAGGGAAGACCCGTACGATATTAAGACGCCCATTTCGGACGGCACGACTATTATAGGAATAATTTATGAGCATGGAGTCATGCTGGCGTGTGACACCAGGACATCCTCCGGAACACTCATCAGCAACAAGTGCTCCAGAAAGATAAACAGGATTAACGAAAACATATATGCCTGTCGTAGTGGAGCTTCTGCACACAGTCAGAAGGTAATCGAACTCATTAAGCACTTTTGCTTATCaatgaaatgtgaaaatagaaagaaaggaagatttCACGAGGACGACGTCATTACGGATGACCTCGCGAATGAAGAAGACATCGACCTCAGTGCAATTAATAACCCATTCGGTTTAGCACAGAACGGGGATCCCAATTATGTCGCAAAGCATAAATACTTTTACGAAGATAAATTTATGGACTTCAATCCGCTAGTTGAAAATGTTGCCCACATGACGAAGAAGCTACTATACGCGAACAACAATTTTCTCTCCTGTGGCCTTATCCTAGGAGGATACGACAAAGACAAGAAGCAGCAACTGTATTCGATTAACCTAAACGGAAGCATCGTCCAAAGGTTCGACTACGCTGTTAGCGGAAGTGGCAGTGTGTACATACAGTCCTACCTCCAAGACAAGTACAAGAAAAACATGAGCAAAAAGGAGTGCTTTGAATTGATCCTGGGCTGTGTTAAGTACGCCATGTACAACGACAACAGCAGCGGCGGCCTCGTGCGGATCGTCAACATAACCAAGCTCTTCGTGGAGGAGTTCACCGTCACGAACACACAGCTCCATTTTGATTACTAG